The Dehalococcoidia bacterium region CCCAGCGGGCAGCCGGGGCTGGTCAGCGTCATCGTCACCTCGATCGTGCTGGTCTCCGGGATGAACTCCGCGCCGTAGACCAGGCCGAGATCGATGATGCTCATGCGCAGCTCCGGGTCCTCGACGATCTTCAGCCGCTCCATGATCTCGTCGACGCTCGGTTCTGCGGCGGTGGAGACTGGTTTCTCTGCCATTCCGTCCTTCTCCTGAACCGTCGGGGTCGTGCCGTCGGTTCGGCTGCCCCCATCGTAGCAGCGATCGCATGCAGCGGGGATCGCCGCCCCTTGCGCGGCGGCGGTGCGCCCGCGTTCGCCGCGTACGGGCCAAGGTTCGGCACCGTATACTGTGCAGAGCGGACCGCGGGTTGCGGGCGCGCAGGAACGGGAGAGCGCCATGTCGGCTCCCTCGCAATCGCCGCCGCAGGATGCCGCCGCGTGGCTGGCCGCGCTCAACCGCGTGATGGCGCGTGTCTCGGCCCACGCCGACAGCGAGAGCGGTCCGGCGGCGCTGGCGACCGGGCTGCTCGAAGAGTTCGGCGTCGAAGTGGCGCGCATCTACAGCTACGACCCGGGCGACGATGCGCTGCTGCTGCGCGCCCGCGCCAGCCAGCGCTTCCCGCGCACCAGCTTCCCCGATCGCGTGCCGCTGGACACGGTGGAGGCGCCGATCGTGCGCGCCGTGCGTGCGCGCGAGCCGCTGATCCTCGACCCGATCCGCGAAGGCGACGTGCTCCAGAATCGCGAACTGTTCGCCCGGGCGGGCCTGATCAGCTACGCCGGCTTTCCACTTGCGGTTGGCGGGCGGCTGGTCGGGGCGATGTCGATGTTCCTGAGCACCCCCTGGC contains the following coding sequences:
- a CDS encoding metal-sulfur cluster assembly factor, which produces MAEKPVSTAAEPSVDEIMERLKIVEDPELRMSIIDLGLVYGAEFIPETSTIEVTMTLTSPGCPLGGLIQGQAYAVLKDLPGVKDVDVKITFNPPWDPRTMASEDVKMMLGIW